GGACCTCTTGCTGATGTGTAAAAAGCGATGCTGTTCTTTTCACGATAGCACTACCCTGAGCCAGTCAACTTTCGTAGTACTATGATGAGCTTTCCATTACTTTCTAGCACAGCTATCCATCATAGTCAAGACAAGGCTAAGGCCATAGGTCTGTTGGTTTGAAACGAAAGACCGCATCAAAACATGGATCGTATTCGTAGCGAGGGTTCTGTGTTCGATGTCGCTATCTTCAAGATTGCCGGATCTTCTCAATTCTTCCCAACAATCCTTTAGCTTCACATGAATGGGAGCACACTTTTCACACGCCAGTCGTGTATCGACACAGATTCCTACTTTGCGTGCAATTTCTAGTCCACCTGTTCTTGCTATTGCTCCTCACAAATAGCGCACAGGGCACCGGTCTAGGTGTCCGTCTTCACGACTCCGGGCGGCAAGCCCTTCAAGTTTGCTATTGTGTCCCCTAAGAACGATTATTCCTTCTTCCAGAGGATCTAGACGAACGACTCGCCAGCCCTTTCAACATTGTCTCCGCCTCAAAAAGGAACCAATCATACAGATGTGTTTAATGAGATCCTCAGCCTTTAAGTTTTTCAGTAGGCTCGAAGCCAGGATTGACCTCGTGAACAACCAAGTATCCAGACGTGAAGTTGCTTAAGCTCATAACCATTACATATCATTCAGGATCTAAATCTGCGGAATTGCTGCCAACTTGACCGTACACCAGGTTGTGTGTGTTGTTGACTTAAATTACGGCCTGTCCAGAAGTAATGCCAGTTGGACACAGGCGGCTGGGTGCTAGAAACTGGCTCGATTGTTGCAGGCTGTTCACGGACGCTTGCTTGTGTCTGTGCCTCGATATCTGTCGGTTTTTCCGGCTCGTCGTGGTAGTATACGGTTCGACAGATTGGACAGCTTTTCTTGTGAAGTACGACCCATGACACGAGACACTCAGCGTGGAACTCATGGCCACATTCCTTCAATCTCAAAATCTCTTCTCGTTCGGCCACCAATTTTGGGGTTTCTACTTTAGCTTCGTCGACTAATCCGTTGCCGTTGCTAACCTTCGCAGGCTCGGGTGGTGATGGTGCGTGTAGTGTCGAAAGACAGATTGCGCTATTCCTGGTCAGTCTTGATCTACTACCTGGAGGTGCGGCGCCTACCATTCTTTCTCAAGGATAGATGGGCTGTCCGAGTGAGCCTTCTTCTCAAGTCTGTCCACGCATGCTGCCTTCTCATCGTTTTGAATGACAGTCAAAACTTCCGTCACCAGTTCTAGCCTCTCTCTCGCCTCTGAGCGTTGTAGGGCTGGAGCCTTGACTGCGCCATGCCGCCTAACCGGTCGGTCTGCTTGTCTTCTACGGATGCAGAAGACACAGAGGCTGAGTGCAATGTTAGTGTCTCACACTGCATTCAGAAAGCAAGCAGCCTCGACTCACAATGGCGCGGCAAATAACACGATCAGCACGGGAATTAAGAAGGCCAACGTTGTAGGCGATAAAAGTGATTTGTTATCATGCTGATTCCATCGTCGCGCTTCCAGCGTCAGAAACCCTCCCAAACCTGCTTCTCTGATGACTGCAGGCATCCTTGCTCTTACAACCCTGCTCCTTTTGTATCCTCTACGATTCCGATTGGGACGAAACCGGACGTGGTATGTTCGAAGGTGTGACCGGGAAACTCGGCACAACAGGTTCGCGTATGGCCAAACGAGGTTGATCCCCCAAGTAATGATCTGGATCGGTGACAGTCTCGCCCCACGTCGAAGATGTGTCTCGACTCTTCAAGTCGACGAGAACGGAGATTCTGCTGCCGTGTGTGACACCACAATGAGGAGAACAGCGGATCCTCTTATCCAAGACGCCTCACCCCGCACTCAAGTCCCTCCATCAGATCCCAAGTGCTCAGCCTCAACAGCCACGCTTTCCACCACCTCGCCAGCACACTTGGCTTTGGAACCACTCCCCTCCGGACGCGCTTACACGCCGAGACCCAGATGCAAGCCGACATTGGTCGATATCACGCCATTCCAAGCACATACCAGAGCTGCACGAGACTGCACCTAAGACTCGAAAGATGCGCCCAAAAGCACCGAGGTGTCTCGGCTGACGCGTTCGCCGACAAAGAGTTGGGGCGACGGTGCCACTTAGCGCACGATTGGAGCGTTGGCGCCGAGAGTCTCGGGTCTGACGGGCTTGGTCTACCCAGCCTCGGCGGCAGAGGAGCGGAGAGGAGCGGGGCCACCAAGTGGGTATCAGGTTAGCGTCAATGCATGCTCGTGTGGCCTTCGGCATTTGGCAAAGGACTGTAGGATGTCTGGGCGCATGATAAGGCAAGTGATAACGTTTCCAACATTTTCGTTGGCGGGGTAATTCTGCGTGAGCTGTGTTGTGATAGTAATAACCAAGGTATTTGGTGGTGTCGATTCTGTGGTTTTGTAGAGCAGGGTTTCCGCAGGCAACCAACCCTGAGAAGATCATTGTTACAAACTTGAACTCAGTCTAAAGCTTTGATGGAGCAGATGTCAGTTTTTGCAAGCAGGTGCGGGGGGTGCGCCCAGCTATATACCGGTTTTCGAGATACAGGGCTTCGTCGTGTAGTAGAAACATCTGACTTGGTAGACGTGCTCAGTGTGTTGATCAGGCCTTGGTCTTGTAGATGACATGGATGGAACAGATCTGCGAATTAATGATCTTGGTATTATTGTAATTTGATATCTAACAGATAAGAAAAACGTTCAACTCCTTCTCACGGAGGCAGCCGTAACCGGCGTAAAGGTATCGCAAGCTATGCATAAAGAAAACGCGGTTTCTCCAAGATGACCGATCATCCACGAAGCACGCTCCCAACTGGGATCGTTGAACAAAAAGAAAATCCAGTCATACGCTCAGGCTCATACTCATGCACACACGCTGAAGACTACATCTTCCCAGGCTATTTCTTCTCATTGTCGTCGTCTGTGCTGATAGCGGTACTGAGGTATCGCTCAAAGACTCGGGCTTCAAGATCGATTGAGCCCCTTCTGCCGTTGTTGGGGTCCTTCTTCTTGAAGTAAAGTCGCTTGGCGAACTTCCATGCCTCGATACCAAGGAAAAAGAGGAAGGTTGCAATAAAGACTACTCCCCACTCCCAGCTGATTCCAGTGTGCCTGAACACGACCGTGTTGATGACGGGAATGTAAAGAACGGGGAAGATGGTGATAAACCCGCCCATGATGGAAAAGAACAGGAACTTGTTACGCCAGACGTCGTGGAACCATTGAGTAAAGTACTTGTTGGAGCCGGGCTGCATCATGAAGAACGAACGGCGCATGTCGATCATCTGCCACGCGAGGAAGAGCGAAAACCAGGTAAGACAGGCGAATGTGGTGGCACGTGCGCGGAAGACGGTATCGCAGGTGTCGTTATAACCTTCGTTACAGCCAGTTCCAAGATTGCCATCGCCAAAACCGAACATAACAATGGAGAAGGAGGCGAGACAGAGGGCAGCAATCCAGAGACCGTAGAACAACATGTCGATCATGACTTCAATGGTGAAGACACCTCGTTTGAGCTGGGATTTATTAGCAAACTGATACAACGTTTATGGTGGGAACAAAACTTACACTCTGAGGAGGACGGTCTAGGATGTCGGGAGCGGCGATCTCGAAGCCAAGACCCATATCAGGAAGCGAGGAGGTGACCATGATGATCCACATGACTTCGACGGGAGAGACAGGGAATACTGAGAGGCCAGTCTCATCCTTGAACGCAAGACCAATGAGCAGAACGCAGGCCTGAGCGATGTTCTGAGAGAGTAAGTGCAGGATGAACTTCTGAATGTTGTCGAACATGCGGCGACCCTCTTCGATAGCGTTGAGGATAGAAGCGAAGTTGTCGTCGGTCAGAACAATGTCAGAGGCGTCCTTGGCAACATCAGATCCGGTACCCATACCGATACCAACATCAGAGCGCTTGAGAGAGGGAGAGTCGTTGACACCGTCGCCAGTCATGGCGGCGAAAGCCTTCCTTCGGTGCAAAGCGTCGATCATGCGGACCTTGGTATTAGGAGCGCAGCGAGCGATAACAAGAGGGAGCAGCGGAAGAGCGTCAACTTCATCGTCAGACAGCTTGTCGAACTGAGTTGCAGTCATGACCATGGCGTCAGTAACATCCTTGGCGAGGGTGGACATGTTTGAGGGCAAGATTCCAACTTCAGCAGCGATAGCGCGGGCAGTTCCCGGGTGGTCACCAGTAAGCATGTGAACTTCGATACCAGCTTTCTGGCACTGACGAACAGATCCAGCGGTCTCGGGGCGGGGAGGATCGTAGAGTCCAACAAGTCCGCGGAAGATGAGCTTCTCCTCAACATTCTTCCTGTCGAGATCTTCGCCCTTGGTGGGGAGTGGGCCGTCGTAGTCCTTGCTAGCAAGTGCCAAAACACGGAGACCGTAGGAAGCAAGTGCTTCCATGTTGGCTAGAATCTCCTCGCGGTAGTCGTCGTCCAGAGTCACACTGTCGTCGCTCTCAGCGTTGTAGACAGTATCGCAAGAGTAGATGACACGCTCGACGGCTCCCTTGGTAAAAACCATCTTCTTCGAGCTAGAGACTTCTTCGAAGATGACGGACATCTTCTTGACATCAGAGTCGAATGGGAACTCGGCAAGTTGCTTCCACTTAGGAGAGTCACCCTGAGTAAATTGCAGGCGGTTCCAGTCGAAGCGAGATGCAAATACCTGAATGGCGATCTCAGTCGGGTCACCACGTGCATTCCATTGGCCGTCGGTCTGATGGACATTGGCCAAGTTGGCGAGAGAAGCAATCTTGAGGTATTCGATCAGATGTGGGTTGTTCTCAATTAGTTCCTCGTACGGCTGTGTCTTCTCATCCTGATCAGGATCGATGTGGCGGGGTTCTTTAGGGGTAAAGCTCAACGAGCCGACTGTAGGATTGTGTGGCTCGTCGGTGACACCGACAGAGTATGTACCCTTGGCGGGAATCCAAGCCCTCTTTGCGACCATTTTTCCCTGGGTGAGGGTACCGGTTTTGTCGGAGCAGATGTCAGTGACACCGCCCAAAGCCTCAAGAGACTTCAGGTTGCGGACAATAACGTGACGCTGGACCATACGCTTCGTACCAGCAGCCATAGTGATGGTCAAAACGACTGTAAGCGAGGCGGGGATCATAGAGAGACCGGTCGCTACAGCGTAAATAATGACCTCACGATTGTTGGAGAACGAGTTGGCACCGAGGACGATGATAGCGCAGACGACAGCAGTGCAGAAGAGTAGAATAGCGAGACGTGCAAGCTTCTTCTGGAGAGGAGTACCGACATTGACACCGAGGAAAGCTCCCACGACATCACCGACAGTCAAGCCCCAGGCCTGGGCATATCGGTGAGGCTTGGGTCGGCTGCCGTCTTCCTTGCGCTTGACTGGACGCACGCGAGAGCCCTTCTGGCGAAGAGACATGGCGATGGAACCAATCTCAGTGTACATTCCAGTGGCGAAGACGACACCACGGGCGCGGCCTTTGGTGACGGTGGCAGAGCTGAACGCGACATTTAGGCGATCGCCTGGGCCGGTATCTTCGCTGAAAATTTCTTCAGCTTCCTTGTTCACTGGGAGCGATTCGCCAGTGAGGAGTGCCTCATCGGTTTCGAAATTGAGGGCTTCGATGATACTGCAGAACTGTTAATGTGAATCTGTACAGGGATCTTATCAAGGCTTACCGAATGTCAGCAGGAATGGTGTCGCCAGTCTTGAGTTCAACCAAGTCACCAACCACGACTTCGATGGTAGGGACCGTGACAGTCTTTCCGTCTCGGACAGCGGTGGCAGTTGGAGAGCTGAGAGATCGTAGGGAGTCCATAGTCTTTTCAGCGTTGAACTCTTGGATGAAACCAATGACGACGTTGAGTAAAATGATGGCAGTTACGACACCGCCTTCAATCCACGACTCAATGGCAAAGCTGACAGCCATAGCTGCAATGAGCACCTAGAGGATGATTAGGTTTGAGATGTACAAGTTCAGCCATCGAGACTTACCAAGGTCATAGAGTTGGCGACCTGTCGTAGCAGGATCTTTGCTGGTTGGACTCCGCCATCGTCACCAAGATCGTTGCTGCCAAACTTTTCAAGACGAGACTTTGCTTCTGATGTGGTGAGACCGTCGTCGGGGTTGCATTTTGTTTCCTCAATCACTTGTTGGAATGAGAGTGCGTGAGCGGGCGCAGATAGAGGCTCATTGGACTGGCCAGACTTGTGGCCTTCGAGTGATGGTTGCTTCTCTCCCATGGCGAATGATGTTAGTTCATTCGAATGCTAGGAAGAAGAATGGAGTTGACAAGCAATCTAGATCTGGGGAACTGAAACCCTTTAAACCCCGAGCCTGGAGACACAGGCGGGACATGGTATGGGGACCATGGCGACAGCCAAGCCCCTCCAGTTATCGAGCCCTTGGCGGGTGGGAACTGACCCAAGACGTCACCGCGTCGGTAGCAGTTGGAGTATGTTTAGCGTCTGATGCATGCAGCGGACTGCTGCGCTTGGGCGTGGCGGAACCAATGGAACCGCGCTCCCACGCTCGAGCCGTGGCTACAGGCATCACACGCGTTCATGAGGCGATTTCAGGCCATTTGCGACCTTCTCATGTTGGGAAGTGACGTATGCGGGGCTCCCACTGTACGGTGAATTGGCCATGGAGGCGAGGTCTGGGTGGCCAAGAGTTCCGCTCTAACGCCCGCCAACACGCACTAGTTCCTCTGTTGTCTTGGCTTCTCCAAGAAGCACCAGATCATATGCCGAGTATCCGTGCATGGCCCGTGCCCAGAATTCGAAAATGACGTTAGTTCCCGGCAACTTCTTAGACTCTACACCAGCCAACCTGCCAATTGGATTTTGAGGCCGCAGGTAGCGTTCGTGGCCAAGTCCGGACTGCCATGGCTCGCAGCGTGGCGCCCACACGGCGTCCCACACCTGCCCCCCAATTGCACGTATCGCACTCAGCCCAACGTTGAAGCTTGTCATCGAACCTAGCAAGGCGTTTTTCACGGACCTGGAGATGTCTCGGCGGACAGCCTCCTCGTCTGCTCATCTGCGAACTCAATGTTTGAGAAGCTGTGCCAAGCAGGTCACTGGGCTCAACAAATATGGTTACCGGCCAGTTTCGGGGCCGACATCCACTCCGTCGTCTGCAACTTCCAAGAGATAGAATCTTCTGGTGGGATGCTAGAAGCACACCTCTTTCCTCTAAATCCGGCATTCCGTCCACTAAACAGCAACTCGCAAGCACGTTCTCTCACCCTACCAATGGCAGTTCAGCGTGTTTGGCACCAGGGTTTTTAGCAGGCGCGCCTGCTACAGCACTCCCAGCCCCTCAGGATTAAATCTTGGTACACTAGGCCTCGTCCGTTCCGATATACCCATTGGAGTCTGCCGCATGATACCTTCGACTCCGGTTTGCCTGACTGCGGTCCACTCCAGTTGTGGAGAACATTGAGGCTCTGCTGCGGGGCTCCAAATTTCGCTAGGCCCTTGTACGATGCCTGATAGAGATGTCTTCTTGTCTGCAATTGCCGCCCAAGTGTCCGACTGACTTCTTGAGATCCCAGTTCTCTTGCACAGATATTCTAATACCTCAGGGTTGTCGTCTTAGGCCTTACATCTTGGTCATGCATTCCAATATGATGCTATTTCTCTCCAGCTAGGACATGCGATTGATCGATCACCCTGTTGCTGGAAAAGCCGACAAGCACGCAATCTCCTAATTTGTTGGGGGTAGTCAGGGCAAGTTTGTCTATTACCTTGTTTGTTCCAAGGGAGAGCACTGCAGAGTACTTCGCCTCGGCATCACGAGAGGCTCGCAGAGATGTTGACGCGTTTCTCTGCAACGCATATAACTCACGACCCGAAAGAACTCGACCTGTTTGCACGTTGCAGGACAATCACTTGATGCTATGGCTACCACGTTTCTTCTCGACATGATCGCACCTCGCAAAGCCGACTGTTTGGAATTGAAGTATAGTCAGTCTCTACTCCGGCCTTCTGTTCTGAATCTCAGCGTCTTCCTGTGCAACATGTGAAAGATGGCGCATTCTGGCAATGTGGTACAAACCAAATTCTCTGATATATCCTAGTACTGTTATCACCGAGGGTATATTCTTGGGCTGGTACCAGACATGTCTATGACTGAGTTGGTGTCGCGGCAACAGCGTGTTCATGAACTTCGAAGCCCAACGTGGCTGCAGTGTTGCGAGCAAGCTCGCTCAGCCGATCTTCCTACCATGTCGTCGCAATTGATCTGTCTTTCGCGTTAGGAAAGTGCGCAGCGTCAAGAACCTTTCACGGTCTGTCGGACGAACAAGTTTTGTGGTCGAGTTTGGAGGGAGATGATGTAAGGCACGCTAACCGCGTAATAGCATTGGGGAAACCTACCTTTAACGGCCACCGTGCTCCAGACACTACACGTCTCAAGATCACAATTGCAATTGATAAGGCATACAATCAACAGCCGAATAAGGCAGTCATTCCGTATACTCATACTCTTCATGCGTTCCTGCCTGCTTCATGTGCGAGTCTAACAAATAGAAACTTCATGACGGGTAAACGGCAGAGTTTGATTTGATGCCGCAATGGCTCAATCGTTATCAAGTACGCGCTCATACTCCAGGTTTGCAACGCTTTGGTCTCTTTCTTCCTTTCATCCCTCCAACTCAGCTCCACCAGGAGTGAATGCTCGCTGAGCAATTGAATATTGCAAAATGATTCTACTCACTTCATTGTGTCTACTCTCCAGCCTTGTCGCTGCGCAAATGATTGGGCGATACAATGCGAGCGATGACCAGAACTCCAGCGTCATCTCATTAGTCAACGGCCGCATCTTCACCCCTGGCCTCGCAATCATCGCCTCGCCTCAACCTAACACCCCCATGGGCGGCGACTTCCTCCACATCGCCCTCGACATATCCGGCGACGGCGCGCTGCCCTTCCCACCAAGCTCCAACCCGTCTGCATCCACTCGGTTCCACAACGTCAATCTTTTCCTAACCAGCACCACCATCGACAAGAATTTCACCATTTCCAACGGAACAACGAGCACTCCACCACTTTCCAACATCCTTGAACAAGAAACAGGCTCCACGGTCAAGCATGTGAACTTTGAGTGGCCCCTGTGTCTCGTCGGCAACGGTAAAGATGCAAAGGGCACAGCGCGCGGAGCTTACAACATCTCCATTCACCAGTCCTTCCGCCTGAATGGGAGTGATTTCTACACTATTTTCAACCTGCCCATTGAGGTCACGAACAACATCGAGCAGTTCCCAGGAGCGCGGCAGTTGCTGACGTATCCCAAGCCAGGCCCGCTAAGCGCAAATGGTGGGAGGATGGAGTGCGGGACGCTTGCGAATAAGGTGAGGGCGGAGGATGAGTTGAAGGGGAGTGTCGCAAACCCGGAGAGTCAGCCTTTTGGGGACTCTGGAAAGCTAGATGTTGGAAACACAGGTAATGGAGGTGGCCAAAGTACAGGTAATGGAGGTGGTCAAAGTACAGGTAACGGAGGTGGCCAGATTGGTGGGTCGAGTGGTGGTCCGAGTGGTGGATCAAATGATGGACAGGGACAGATCGGTTTGAGTGTAGGCTCTGCAGTAAGGGTTGGAGTGGTGTGGACGATGTTGCTGGCTGCTCTGGTAGCTTGTTCACAATCGTAGGGAACCAATCAACATAGCGCCAGGTGCACACTTTGTTGAACTCAGTATCACTGTAGCCACTTGCCCTCAACCCATTGCAATCCCTCCTTCAACCAAGgctcttcctcctctttaGCCTGCGTGTCGAACCCATGATCCTGCCCCTTTATGATCTTCAGCCTGATCTCCACGCCCTCGATCTTCTCACACTTCCCCACAAAGGCCTTCGTATCCTCAATACTGACCGCTGTATCCACATCTCCATGATGAATCCACGTGGG
The window above is part of the Ascochyta rabiei chromosome 1, complete sequence genome. Proteins encoded here:
- a CDS encoding P-type Na(+) transporter — protein: MGEKQPSLEGHKSGQSNEPLSAPAHALSFQQVIEETKCNPDDGLTTSEAKSRLEKFGSNDLGDDGGVQPAKILLRQVANSMTLVLIAAMAVSFAIESWIEGGVVTAIILLNVVIGFIQEFNAEKTMDSLRSLSSPTATAVRDGKTVTVPTIEVVVGDLVELKTGDTIPADIRIIEALNFETDEALLTGESLPVNKEAEEIFSEDTGPGDRLNVAFSSATVTKGRARGVVFATGMYTEIGSIAMSLRQKGSRVRPVKRKEDGSRPKPHRYAQAWGLTVGDVVGAFLGVNVGTPLQKKLARLAILLFCTAVVCAIIVLGANSFSNNREVIIYAVATGLSMIPASLTVVLTITMAAGTKRMVQRHVIVRNLKSLEALGGVTDICSDKTGTLTQGKMVAKRAWIPAKGTYSVGVTDEPHNPTVGSLSFTPKEPRHIDPDQDEKTQPYEELIENNPHLIEYLKIASLANLANVHQTDGQWNARGDPTEIAIQVFASRFDWNRLQFTQGDSPKWKQLAEFPFDSDVKKMSVIFEEVSSSKKMVFTKGAVERVIYSCDTVYNAESDDSVTLDDDYREEILANMEALASYGLRVLALASKDYDGPLPTKGEDLDRKNVEEKLIFRGLVGLYDPPRPETAGSVRQCQKAGIEVHMLTGDHPGTARAIAAEVGILPSNMSTLAKDVTDAMVMTATQFDKLSDDEVDALPLLPLVIARCAPNTKVRMIDALHRRKAFAAMTGDGVNDSPSLKRSDVGIGMGTGSDVAKDASDIVLTDDNFASILNAIEEGRRMFDNIQKFILHLLSQNIAQACVLLIGLAFKDETGLSVFPVSPVEVMWIIMVTSSLPDMGLGFEIAAPDILDRPPQSLKRGVFTIEVMIDMLFYGLWIAALCLASFSIVMFGFGDGNLGTGCNEGYNDTCDTVFRARATTFACLTWFSLFLAWQMIDMRRSFFMMQPGSNKYFTQWFHDVWRNKFLFFSIMGGFITIFPVLYIPVINTVVFRHTGISWEWGVVFIATFLFFLGIEAWKFAKRLYFKKKDPNNGRRGSIDLEARVFERYLSTAISTDDDNEKK